The region gaagaaatataaaaaaatatgtgtTGTCCCTGCTCTTTCTTGTTACCTCTCACTCCcttgtatttttctctctctcagattccGTATGCAGGTCATGCTGGACGGCAGGTTGTTTCCTGTTGCTGAGGCATCTAATAAAAAGGTGGCTAAGAAAGATGCTGCCGCAGCGACCCTGAGGATTCTGCTGCgtgagatagaggggggaggggctgAGGAGGGGCTCACTGCAGGGGTGGACCAGGCCATGGACCCCACCTCTGACGTCCCTGTAAGTCTGaagtgtgttcgtgtgtgtgtggaggttagTAATAATCAATGTGCTCTGTTGTGGTTGATTGTGTTGTAAAGGCCAAAGATTTGTCCTTTTTTTTCAATCCTTTTAtaactctctgctctctcgctgtctcgctctccGTCTCTGTCAGGAGGTAGTGGAGGGTCCGCCCCAGGCCCTGTCCCGTTCCCTGCCGGGGGGTAAGAACCCCGTGTCCATGCTGATGGAGTACAGTCAGCGCACTGGAAACCCCATCGAGTTCATCAACACTGGACAGGAGGGCCCACCTCACGACCCACGGTATCCATCTGTCTACATCCTTCTCATCAGGGATGGGGTCAATTCGAAATGAAGTCAGTCAATTTAGGAAATAAACTGACATTCCAATTCAATAATTGAAGAAATAGCATCCATTTTCAATGATTTCTCTATAAACTGAAAAGGACAAGCTATTTATTTCAAGTTTTTCCATTTTTGAATTtaaattcaaatcacttcctgaattgagtgacttcaattcgaattgagcccaaccctgcttCTCATTTTTCTCTTCCTGGTTCTCTTCTATACATGAATCATTAGGGAAGGTGGGCCTGCCCTCACCTCTCCCTCGGGAGCAGTTATGTGTGTCCTGGATGACTTTCATACTGCAGCTGACTGAATGATACAAcagcacctctgtctctctctgcatttAACCTTCCCCCTAGGCACCTACAGTACTGTCCCGCAGTAATCTGATACTGGGAAGTGTGACCATCTttgtccctctctttccctcctcttcctGAGTGCTGTAGTCTCTGAAGCAGATTCACAGCTCTACTCTTTGATGCCCCCATGTGGTTAGAGAGGAATGTCCTCTTACCTCTCCCACCGATGTATGTTTAGGGTGTATAAGTTAGTCTCTGCTCCCTCCTCAGGTTCATGTTCAGGGTGAAGATAGGGGAAAGCCTGTGTGCTGAGAGCTCAGCCCCCAGTAAGAAGGCTGCCAGGCAGCTGGCTGCAGAGGAGGCAGTCAAGGAGTTAATGGCCGACGGGAGACTGCAGCTCAACAAGGTGAGTAAAGGACCCAAACATGGGACTGAAAGATGTTTAAACTAAATGGATGGTTCCCTGAAAAAAACACTACCCCATCTATTTAGGCTTGACAAGCTAGCTAGTTGTTTATCTATGGACTGACAGAATGTCATAAGACCCAGGCATGTGGACTTCTCATTGTGCCTCCAGGCCGGGATTCTAAGAAAAGATCCTCTGAACACTAAGAtcactcttccctctcctcccacctcctctcctccatcttttcACTGCcttacctctcttctcctccctcgctctccattaCCCCGTCCTCTCCAGCCCCAGTTCCCCCTGTGTCTGTCTGGTGATGAAGGGGGCTTCATGCCCGCTTGCCCCTCCCTGCCCCCGCTGACAGAGGAGGAGCTGCGTTCTGCCCACGAGGCGGGGGTTGGTGACCTCATCAGCCACCTAAACAACAACGCTGTGTCGGGCCTGCTGGAGTACGCCCGGGCCAGGGGCTTCGCTGCAGAGATACGACTGGTCGGCCAGTCAGGACCACCACACGAGCCCAAGTCAGTACACACATTCTTgcccacacacactaacatacacactCTAAAGTGTAATTCAGAGTCCACAGCTGCAGAGCTGCAGTAGTCCCGCGGTCCATTGTGACATATAACACTATGAAAGCCAACGGTTGAATATTGTAAAACGCGGCTGTGCGAACATGGATGCTtaactctcccctctctctcaggttTACCTACCAGGCTAAACTAGGGGGTCGCTGGTTCCCTCCTGTCTGTGCTTCCAATAAGAAGCAAGGGAAACAGGAAGCAGCTGACGCAGCTCTGAGGGTTCTGATTGGAGAGGCAGAGAAGGCTGCCCGCACCGGGGAACTAACCCCTGCAGAGGTCAATTTACCTCTATTACTATACTACTTTTTACAACTCTGGGTCAAGACCCACACTGGGCCTTGGGTGTGTTAGAGGTGGGTCGGGAGTGAGGAGACTGCACCTAGACTCACACACTATTTCCTCTTCATTTGGGTTGCTGGTAGATGACTTTGGGTCACGGGAGGACAGTGGTTTTCTCATTGGGTCTCgagctgaaaaagtttaagaatgGCTGCTATACTATGAATACACTGTTAATACTATGATTCTGCTAGAACCTACTTTTGTACCTGGTGGGCCGTCCATATCCTGTTATTGTTTCTGTCTCTAGCTGCCACTGAGTGGTGGGACAATCCATGACCAGATCGCCATGTTGAGTCACCAGCGCTTCAACGCCCTCACCACACGCATACAGCACAGTCTTCTGGGAAGGAAGATCCTCGCCACCATCGTCATGAAGAGGGGGGAAGGGCTGGGGAccgtggtcagcctgggaacaggtacctgccgtgtgtgtgtgtgtacacgagAGAAAATAACAAGCCTTTTGGAATGATTTTTGTCTCAACCTTTTGAGATaatataaatgtatttttgtttgtttttctcctCAGGAAATCGCTGTGTTAAAGGGGAGGAGCTGAGTCTTAAAGGGGACACCGTTAATGACTGCCACGCAGAAATCATCTCCAGGAGAGGATTTATCAGGTAGGAAGTTACTGCTGCTCATTTATCTTCTGTTCTGTCCTTTTATATAACCactcttccccttcctcctttGCTCTTCGTTTTGATTCCTTTATAGCTACTCTCCCTGCCTTTCtgaaacctccctctctctctacagggtGTCATATGTCAGCTGTGAAGTCATTACAGACTATGATGTGTGTTAATGTGTCTGTGGAGTCCATCTGGTTAGTTGTAGAGTGTATTAACGCCACTTACCAGATCCTCTCCACCAGTCTCCCTTTATCTGTGTGTTGGATCCTGGACACTGGCACTGATCGCAATCACTCAATTATGGATTGTACCTTTcttctcactcccctctctctccaggtttctGTATGCTGAGTTGCTGAAGCACTGTGAAGGATCAGAGGACAGCATATTTGAGCCAGCTGAGGAGAACAAGCTCCGGATCAAACCTGACACCACCTTCCACCTCTATATCAGGTGGGCCTACGGAAGATCTCTCTTCCTCGCTTTTTGACCCTTCACCCCATGGCTCATTCTTCTCCACCTACTGTCTTCTCTCCCCTTTCCTTCTGTGCCCTGGAACTCAACTGGGCCACCAAcccacctccacacacacattgTCCTAGGAGTTTGAGAAGCCAGGGTTTTTTTCTGCATAGAAAAGTCTTGGGCGGGCCGCTTAAGTGTTTCCGGGCCACGTATGTCaaaacagtaaaataaaaagtgtaATGTTTAGATAATGATTTCTGGGGTGAAAAAACTTTGTCAGTGTAAACTTaagactaaaaccagatataaagtatgtagaaaagataatggcgCTATATATTCTATAATAAGAAactctttgagaactaacaatgacccaaataaaagctagacagtcggGGGGGAATAAAAAATTCCCAAAATGATGCACTCAGGAGTATTTTTGTCATGGCATggggccccattgattttgttataacgTTTGAGTCCCTCAGATAAAATAAGCCATGAAAAAAACGTGTAGAATTGCATATTTTGTCACTGGCCAACAGGAGGGCCTCTAAAATGTAGTTGGCGACCACACCGTTGGCcacgcccaccacctaagcctcattttgatccagaaaaacccCTGGAAGATACTTCCAGTTAATGACGCGCTCCTATCCACATAtatctctcgctccccctctctacctctaccgctctctacctctaccgctctctacctctaccgcgctctacctctctcgctctacctctctcgctctacctctacctctctcgctctacctctacctctctcgctctacctctctacctctctcgctctacctctacctctctcgctctacctctctacctttacctctctcgctctacctctacctctctcgctctacctctacctctctcgctctacctctctcgctctacctctacctctctcgctctacctctctcgctctacctctacctctctcgctctacctctacctccctctctcgctctctacctctcccctctcccccagtACTGCTCCGTGTGGAGACGGGGCGTTGTTTGATAAGTCGTGCAGCGAAGATGCGGGGGACGGCCAGGGCCACCAGCCCCTGTTTGAGAACGCCAAGCAGGGCAAACTGCGCACCAAGGTGGAGAATGGTGAGTTACAGCCAGATGCCATCTGCAGGACTGTTCCATGAGAATCCCCTCTGTTACTGAGGACAAGCACATAGAGCCACCATGTTGCTTAACTCCCTTCTCTGCAGGCCAAACAGAGCATGACTACACATTCACACCTCATTTGCTGCTGCTGCCACAAACACACCTGGTAGAAAGGACAAATATCCCAATGGATTTGAATGTTCCAATCTAGAACATGGACCGTGTGATTCTAGTGTACAACCATCACTTTGACCACTGGCTCTCTCATACACCCTATTCCTCATACTGCATGGCTTTGTCATTGGAGTCAAAAGTATGCCTCAAGAGTGTCTGTGCCATGTGTAGGTGAGGGCACCATCCCGGTAGAGTCATCGACCATCGTGCCCACCTGGGACGGCATCCAGCACGGCGAGCGTCTGAGGACCATGAGCTGCAGCGACAAGATCCTCCGCTGGAACGTCCTGGGTCTGCAGGGAGCCCTGCTCTCCAACTTCCTCCATCCTATCTACCTGGCTTCAATCACCCTgggtgaggggggagggaggagggatgagggaagGGACAGGTTTGATTTGAGGGAGGATAGATTGAGTGTGGGAgtaaagggggaggggaggagggaacgatagtacatagagggagattggtggaaggagagaagagatgagGGAGGGGACAGGTTTGATTTGAGGGAGGATTGATTGAGTGTGGGAgtaaagggagaggggggggtcAACGGGCACTGTTGGCTTCAGTCATGTTTAACAAACTGCACTCATAAGTAGACCACATATCTCAATCCCAAACCACCCTGTCCTTATACATGTCCTTATGCATGTCCTTATACAGCTAACTGTCCTTATACATGTCCTTATGCATGTCCTTATACAGCTAACTGTCCTTATGCATGTCCTTATACAGCTAACTGTCCTTATACATGTCCTTATACAGCTAACTGTCCTTATGCATGTCCTTATACATGTCCTTATACAGCTAACTGTCCTTATGCATGTCCTTATGCATGTCCTTATACAGCTAACTGTCCTTATACATGTCCTTATGCATGTCCTTATACAGCTAACTGTCCTTATGCATGTCCTTATACAGCTAACTGTCCTTATACATGTCCTTATGCATGTCCTTATACAGCTAACTGTCCTTATGCATGTCCTTATACAGCTAACTGTCCTTATACATGTCCTTATACAGCTAACTGTCCTTATACATGTCCTTATACAGCTAACTGTCCTTATACATGTCCTTATACAGCTAACTGTCCTTATGCATGTCCTTATACAGCTAACTGTCCTTATGCATGTCCTTATACAGCTAACTGTCCTTATGCATGTCCTTATACAGCTAACTGTCCTTATGCATGTCCTTATACAGCTAACTGTCCTTATGCATGTCCTTATACAGCTAACTGTCCTTATGCATGTCCTTATACATGTCCTTATACAGCTAACTGTCCTTATACATGTCCTTATGCATGTCCTTATACAGCTAACTGTCCTTATACATGTCCTTATACATGTCCTTATACAGCTAACTGTCCTTATACATGTCCTTATGCATGTCCTTATACAGCTAACTGTCCTTATACATGTCCTTATGCATGTCCTTATACAGCTAACTGTCCTTATACATGTCCTTATGCATGTCCTTATACAGCTAACTGTCCTTATACATGTCCTTATGCATGTCCTTATACAGCTAACTGTCCTTATGCATGTCCTTATACAGCTAACTGTCCTTATGCATGTCCTTATACAGCTAACTGTCCTTATGCATGTCCTTATACAGCTAACTGTCCTTATACATGTCCTTATACATGTCCTTATACAGCTAACTGTCCTTATACATGTCCTTATACATGTCCTTATACAGTTAACTGTCCTTATGCATGTCCTTATGCATGTCCTTATACAGCTAACTGTCCTTATACATGTCCTTATGCATGTCCTTATACAGCTAACTGTCCTTATACATGTCCTTATGCAGCTAACTGTCCTTATACATGTCCTTATACATGTCCTTATACAGCTAACTGTCCTTATGCATGTCCTTATACAGCTAACTGTCCTTATGCATGTCCTTATACAGCTAACTGTGCTTATGCATGTCCTTATACAGCTAACTGTCCTTATACATGTCCTTATGCATGTCCTTATACAGCTAACTGTCCTTATGCATGTCCTTATACAGCTAACTGTCCTTATGCATGTCCTTATACAGCTAACTGTCCTTATGCATGTCCTTATACAGCTAACTGTCCTTATTCATGTCCTTATACAGCTAACTGTCCTCATACATGTCCTTATACAGCTAACTGTCCTTATACATGTCCTTATACAGCTAACTGTCCTTATGCATGTCCTTATACATGTCCTTATACAGCTAACTGTCCTTATACATGTCCTTATACAGCTAACTGTCCTTATACATGTCCTTATACATGTCCTTATACAGCTAACTGTCCTTATGCATGTCCTTATACATGTCCTTATACAGCTAACTGTCCTTATACATGTCCTTATGCATGTCCTTATACAGCTAACTGTCCTTATACATGTCCTTATACATGTCCTTATACAGCTAACTGTCCTTATACATGTCCTTATGCATGTCCTTATACAGCTAACTGTCCTTATACATGTCCTTATACATGTCCTTATACAGCTAACTGTCCTTATACATGTCCTTATACATGTCCTTATACAGCTAACTGTCCTTATACTGTAGGAATCATGACCAGCTAACTATCCACCCAGACAGTCCCTGTCACACTGTCCTTATACTGTAGGAATCATGACCAGCTAACTATCCACCCAGACGGTCCCTGGCTGACACTGTCCTTATACTGTAGGAATCATGACCAGCTAACTATCCACCCAGACAGTCCCTGGCTGACACTGTCCTTATACTGTAGGAATCATGACCAGCTAACTATCCACCCAGACAGTCCCTGGCTGACACTGTCCTTATACTGTAGGAATCATGACCAGCTAACTATCCACCCAGACGGTCCCTGGCTGACACTGTCCTTATACTGTAGGAATCATGACCAGCTAACTATCCACCCAGACAGTCCCTGGCTGACACTGTCCTTATACTGTAGGAATCATGACCAGCTAACTATCCACCCAGACAGTCCCTGGCTGACACTGTCCTTATACTGTAGGAATCATGACCAGCTAACTATCCACCCAGACGGTCCCTGGCTGACACTGTCCTTATACTGTAGGAATCATGACCAGCTAACTATCCACCCAGACAGTCCCTGGCTGACACTGTCCTTATACTGTAGGAATCATGACCAGCTAACTATCCACCCAGACAGTCCTTGGCTGACACTGTCCTTATACTGTAGGAATCATGACCAGCTAACTATCCACCCAGACAGTCCCTGGCTGACACTGTCCTTATACTGTAGGAATCATGACCAGCTAACTATCCAGCCAGACAGTCCCTGGCTGACACTGTCCTTATACTGTAGGAATCATGACCAGCTAACTATCCAGCCAGACAGTCCCTGGCTGACCCCCTCATACATCTCTTTAAGTTACTCACCTCTCCTTGTCAGAGTTCTCTATGATGTGAATGATCAGCCTTGTTAACATGGAAATACACTGACTTCCACACTCTTctgtcattctctttctctccctctttctttccctgtcactctctcacctcacctctctctctctctctctctctcgccccccctcctctctcgcatcccttcctctctctctatcttctgtTTTGTTTTCCCTGTCCTTGTCTCTTATATTTGTCCCTCCAGGCTACCTGTACAGCCATGGCCACCTGACACGTGCTGTCTGCTGCCGATTGGCCAGAGACGGCGAAGCCTTCTCCAAGAGTCTACCTGCTCCCTACACACTCAACCACCCCgaggtacacagacacacacacacacacacacacacacacacacacagtacacacacagaaacgcactCAACCACCCCGAGGTACACGTACAGAAACGCACTCAACCACCCCGAGGTACACGTACAGAAACGCACTCAACCACCCCGAGGTACACGTACAGAAACGCACTCAACCACCCCGAGGTACACGTACAGAAACGCACTCAACCACCCCGAGGTACACGTACAGAAACGCACTCAACCACCCGAGGTACACGTACAGAAACGCACTCAACCACCCCGAGGTACACGTACAGAAACGCACTCAACCACCCCGAGGTACACGTACAGAAACGCACTCAACCACCCCGAGGTACACATACAGAAACGCACTCAACCACCCCGAGGTACACGTACAGAAACGCACTCAACCACCCCGAGGTACACGTACAGAAACGCACTCAACCACCCCGAGGTACACGTACAGAAACGCACTCAACCACCCCGAGGTACACGTACAGAAACGCACTCAACCACCCGAGGTACACGTACAGAAACGCACTCAACCACCCCGAGGTACACGTACAGAAACGCACTCAACCACCCCGAGGTACACGTACAGAAACGCACTCAACCACCCCGAGGTACACGTACAGAAACGCACTCAACCACCCCGAGGTACAcgtacagtacacatacattgcTTTCCACTCTGTTAAAAAATTTTGATTCATCTGAAAGGACTTACTTAGTctaatttcaaatcaaaatcaaatgttattggtcacatacacatatttagcagctgttattgcaggtgtagtgaaatgcctATAATTGAAcacactctcttcctctccctttactcctccatctctctctccatctctctctctccatctctctctctccatctctctctcaccatctctctctctccatctctccatctctctctcaccatctctctctctccatctctccatctctctcaccatctctctctccatctctctctccatctctctctccatctctctctccatctctctctcaccatctctctctcaccatctctctctcaccatctctctctcaccatctctctctctccatctctctctctccccatctctctctccccatctctctctctccccatctctctctccatctctctctccatctctctctcaccatctctctctcaccatctctctctcaccatctctctctctcaccatctctctctctcaccatctctctctctccatctctctctcaccatctctctctctctctctctctctcaccatctctctgtctcccttcagGTGGGCAGGGTGAGTGTGTATGACTCGACGCGTCACACAGGGAAGACCAAGGAGTCCAGCGTGAACTGGAGCCACCCAGACCACATCACTGTGGAGGTGCTGGATGGGACCAAGGGCAAACTGGACGGGTACGCACCCCGCACCACTAGAACCAGACCCTCAGACCTCATCCACCCTCATCCAGATAGCAGCACCAGGTGGTTAACCTGGGCTACACAGGGCCCCATTTCAGTAGAATAGCTATCACTATTTATACTCCATATCAAGTAGTGGCATTTCATTCATATGaaaaacatgttgaaaatgtttcaATCCCAGCGCAGTAGCTTCTGTGTATTCCTAAACCCTGTTTGTCTTCCCTCTAGCCCCAAACTGGACGTATCGCGGGTCTCCAAGTCCAACATCTTCCGTCAATTCCGGTCGTTATGCCAACAGTGCGGGCGCCAGGACCTGCTGGCCCTCCCGTCTTACGCCCAAGCCAAGATGGCCGCCATGTCCTTCCAGGTCGCCAAGCAACAGTTCTTCGATGCGCTCGGTAGCCATGGTTACGGCGCCTGGATTGGCAAGCCATTGGAGGAGAAGAGCTTTGACGAAGCAGCGGCCTCCGATGGCCAAGGGGCAGGAAGTGTTGCTAATAGCAACCAGggatacaacaacaacaatagcTATGGAAGCACAACCACTGACTATAACAGCAGCCAGTGGGGTAGTAGTGCGTACACACAGGCCATGTagaaaggagggagaagggagggttGGCTGGAGATGGAAGGACATGAGCCTGGAGGACAGGGGGGGAAGGGAGGACAGGAAATAGGAGCTAGCAGCGAGTACTGTATCTTCTTGAAAGAAGGGATAGAGGTCAGACAAAGATTGGAAAGGACAGAGTTactgagatggagggagggaaggggataACAGGCCAGCCCAAGGGGTGAGGGTCAGACAGCAgcaagagaaatggagagagagagagaaggggttgcTGCTGCTACAAAAAACTACCAGAAtatagagaaagaggggagaataGGGGGGTTAGTAAACATGATGACTATGTGATGTAGTGACATTCAGAGCTGCATAGCATGCACTACTGCTCCACTGTAACAGTAGCTCCAGTACACTCTATCCTCACATTTACATACAGGAAAACCCCTCCCTGCCCTTCTCATACGCACACAGCCCTGTCTCTCTAGTTCAGACACCCTACACCTGACCCTGTCCTACTCGCCAGCCAGCCATTCAATCACGCATGACTAGTTTAATCTGTACTTATCAGCCTGAGCATGGATAGTAGTGATCACACTTTATATATATAAACCAGCCTTGTAACGTTTAGCTACTCCCCGACCTAGTATCCCACCCCTTTACACTGTTGTTAATGCTACGGCTACAGGTCACAGCCTGGTCCATCCCATAACTCTTGGCTGT is a window of Salmo trutta chromosome 37, fSalTru1.1, whole genome shotgun sequence DNA encoding:
- the LOC115177266 gene encoding double-stranded RNA-specific adenosine deaminase isoform X2; protein product: MSRGRGGPPIEHYHRPPLPQLQAKQQYYRAGPLGFHPRSPPQQAPHPNVHSYLGPVPPLVPPSAHSQPLYPSAPPPSGHSPALSQQSSCPSGPNSFRQQQVHFLRGQNTEAPQFRVSPRGGAQSLSRGGPNGLYNEPNQAQAGYSRYSQNGSRGRGGYSSERGRGNGRDFGYPPSQGPPRGPTGPRFWNQKQTSTQKQGFNRQWSLHADCADGPSFSEGFQSLSLDRERSYRGRVDRGDSFDKASVCSSNNSNNKSGPTFQPPDIREQVLQALADLSPGEKLQAKCLAKTLRLPKKFINQALYGLERDKKASKHGESPPEWTVYVEPQEEPESRDSDPESPRSQPREHSVESQERPSEDCSHFLSVKEEDVVIEAEIQQIEAQGPEGDKEEDYYVESDSHSSSSEPSESYRQHSQSQTQQPSINSSSNEELDLDLDESDMADCGSNQKELILQYLLEAGEATALVISKNLGLRAAKQVNPTLYAMEKQGDVSRNAEVTPHIWELSVHRRERMERSLKAERSAPARVEGMGSGFQAVPPGLECLEANAEAEDESNGGQWATDDIPEFLNAISRDGGGTVAVSLAAPPPQNLRAKLQEVRAKNPVSGLMEFAQYQGHNCEFLLLDQSGPSHDPRFRMQVMLDGRLFPVAEASNKKVAKKDAAAATLRILLREIEGGGAEEGLTAGVDQAMDPTSDVPEVVEGPPQALSRSLPGGKNPVSMLMEYSQRTGNPIEFINTGQEGPPHDPRFMFRVKIGESLCAESSAPSKKAARQLAAEEAVKELMADGRLQLNKPQFPLCLSGDEGGFMPACPSLPPLTEEELRSAHEAGVGDLISHLNNNAVSGLLEYARARGFAAEIRLVGQSGPPHEPKFTYQAKLGGRWFPPVCASNKKQGKQEAADAALRVLIGEAEKAARTGELTPAELPLSGGTIHDQIAMLSHQRFNALTTRIQHSLLGRKILATIVMKRGEGLGTVVSLGTGNRCVKGEELSLKGDTVNDCHAEIISRRGFIRFLYAELLKHCEGSEDSIFEPAEENKLRIKPDTTFHLYISTAPCGDGALFDKSCSEDAGDGQGHQPLFENAKQGKLRTKVENGEGTIPVESSTIVPTWDGIQHGERLRTMSCSDKILRWNVLGLQGALLSNFLHPIYLASITLGYLYSHGHLTRAVCCRLARDGEAFSKSLPAPYTLNHPEVGRVSVYDSTRHTGKTKESSVNWSHPDHITVEVLDGTKGKLDGPKLDVSRVSKSNIFRQFRSLCQQCGRQDLLALPSYAQAKMAAMSFQVAKQQFFDALGSHGYGAWIGKPLEEKSFDEAAASDGQGAGSVANSNQGYNNNNSYGSTTTDYNSSQWGSSAYTQAM
- the LOC115177266 gene encoding double-stranded RNA-specific adenosine deaminase isoform X1; amino-acid sequence: MSRGRGGPPIEHYHRPPLPQLQAKQQYYRAGPLGFHPRSPPQQAPHPNVHSYLGPVPPLVPPSAHSQPLYPSAPPPSGHSPALSQQSSCPSGPNSFRQQQVHFLRGQNTEAPQFRVSPRGGAQSLSRGGPNGLYNEPNQAQAGYSRYSQNGSRGRGGYSSERGRGNGRDFGYPPSQGPPRGPTGPRFWNQKQTSTQKQGFNRQWSLHADCADGPSFSEGFQSLSLDRERSYRGRVDRGDSFDKASVCSSNNSNNKSGPTFQPPDIREQVLQALADLSPGEKLQAKCLAKTLRLPKKFINQALYGLERDKKASKHGESPPEWTVYVEPQEEPESRDSDPESPRSQPREHSVESQERPSEDCSHFLSVKEEDVVIEAEIQQIEAQGPEGDKEEDYYVESDSHSSSSEPSESYRQHSQSQTQQPSINSSSNEELDLDLDESDMADCGSNQKELILQYLLEAGEATALVISKNLGLRAAKQVNPTLYAMEKQGDVSRNAEVTPHIWELSVHRRERMERSLKAERSAPARVEGMGSGFQAVPPGLECLEANAEAEDESNGGQWATDDIPEFLNAISRDGGGTVAVSLAAPPPQNLRAKLQEVRAKNPVSGLMEFAQYQGHNCEFLLLDQSGPSHDPRFRMQVMLDGRLFPVAEASNKKVAKKDAAAATLRILLREIEGGGAEEGLTAGVDQAMDPTSDVPEVVEGPPQALSRSLPGGKNPVSMLMEYSQRTGNPIEFINTGQEGPPHDPRFMFRVKIGESLCAESSAPSKKAARQLAAEEAVKELMADGRLQLNKPQFPLCLSGDEGGFMPACPSLPPLTEEELRSAHEAGVGDLISHLNNNAVSGLLEYARARGFAAEIRLVGQSGPPHEPKFTYQAKLGGRWFPPVCASNKKQGKQEAADAALRVLIGEAEKAARTGELTPAELPLSGGTIHDQIAMLSHQRFNALTTRIQHSLLGRKILATIVMKRGEGLGTVVSLGTGNRCVKGEELSLKGDTVNDCHAEIISRRGFIRFLYAELLKHCEGSEDSIFEPAEENKLRIKPDTTFHLYISTAPCGDGALFDKSCSEDAGDGQGHQPLFENAKQGKLRTKVENGEGTIPVESSTIVPTWDGIQHGERLRTMSCSDKILRWNVLGLQGALLSNFLHPIYLASITLGYLYSHGHLTRAVCCRLARDGEAFSKSLPAPYTLNHPEVGRVSVYDSTRHTGKTKESSVNWSHPDHITVEVLDGTKGKLDGYAPRTTRTRPSDLIHPHPDSSTSPKLDVSRVSKSNIFRQFRSLCQQCGRQDLLALPSYAQAKMAAMSFQVAKQQFFDALGSHGYGAWIGKPLEEKSFDEAAASDGQGAGSVANSNQGYNNNNSYGSTTTDYNSSQWGSSAYTQAM